A single Gopherus flavomarginatus isolate rGopFla2 chromosome 17, rGopFla2.mat.asm, whole genome shotgun sequence DNA region contains:
- the AGPAT2 gene encoding 1-acyl-sn-glycerol-3-phosphate acyltransferase beta — protein sequence MEPSWLLWGAALLLLLLLPALLALSPAAHFQLKIGFYCALCMAASALAAPLCLLRHGGRTVRNMRIIKNIVKTFKYIYGLRFEVKGLENFQNERPCVIVSNHQSILDMMGLMEILPDNCVQIGKKELLYTGPVGLIMYLGGVIFINRKSTSSAKTVMSGVAQTMLDENVKVWIYPEGTRNGNGDLLPFKKGAFHIAVQAQVPIIPVVYSSFSSFYNPAKKLFISGKIRVEVLQPIETKGLKAEDVTDLTERCYCTMRETFFRLSGMTSEANGSMQGPQQ from the exons ATGGAGCCGAGCTGGCTGCTGTGGGGCGCcgcgctgctgctgctcctgctgctgcccgcGCTCCTGGCGCTCAGCCCCGCCGCCCACTTCCAGCTCAAGATCGGCTTCTACTGCGCCCTGTGCATGGCGGCCTCGGCGCTGGCCGCCCCGCTCTGCCTGCTGCGGCACGGCGGCCGCACCGTGCGCAACATGAG AATCATCAAAAATATCGTTAAGACCTTCAAGTATATTTATGGCCTGAGGTTTGAGGTGAAAGGACTGGAGAACTTCCAGAACGAGAGGCCATGTGTCATCGTGTCAAACCATCAGAGCATCCTGGACATGATGG GGTTGATGGAAATCCTCCCAGATAACTGTGTTCAGATTGGCAAGAAGGAGCTGCTGTACACTGGCCCTGTGGGCCTGATAATGTACCTGGGTGGCGTCATCTTCATTAACAGGAAAAGTACGAGCAGTGCCAAGACGGTGATGTCTGGGGTTGCCCAGACCATGCTGGATGAGAAC GTGAAGGTGTGGATATACCCGGAGGGCACAAGGAACGGGAATGGTGActtgttaccattcaagaaaggaGCTTTTCATATCGCTGTACAGGCACAG GTTCCAATTATTCCTGTGGTGTATTCCTCGTTCTCTTCGTTTTACAATCCAGCCAAGAAGCTATTTATATCAG GTAAAATCCGGGTTGAGGTGCTCCAGCCAATTGAGACCAAGGGCCTGAAGGCCGAGGATGTCACGGACCTCACGGAGCGATGCTACTGCACCATGAGGGAGACCTTTTTCAGATTATCTGGCATGACGAGTGAGGCGAACGGCTCAATGCAGGGCCCTCAACAATAG